A stretch of Candidatus Omnitrophota bacterium DNA encodes these proteins:
- a CDS encoding DUF134 domain-containing protein: MKPKGRPKKVRRIEEAPPIMVFSPRGKPGRPDEVNIAYEEWEAINLADHKGLRQGKAAMHMGISRQSFGRILSRAHRIIGDALINGKIIRIAGGSYKITKKGSI, from the coding sequence TTGAAGCCAAAAGGAAGGCCCAAAAAGGTCCGTAGGATCGAAGAAGCGCCCCCAATTATGGTATTTAGCCCAAGGGGCAAGCCCGGAAGGCCTGATGAGGTCAATATAGCCTATGAGGAGTGGGAAGCCATAAATTTGGCGGATCATAAGGGCCTAAGGCAAGGAAAAGCCGCTATGCATATGGGAATCTCACGCCAGAGTTTCGGGAGGATTTTAAGCAGGGCGCACAGGATAATAGGAGATGCGCTTATAAACGGCAAGATAATAAGAATAGCAGGCGGTTCATATAAGATCACGAAAAAAGGGTCAATATAA